Proteins encoded within one genomic window of Onychostoma macrolepis isolate SWU-2019 chromosome 11, ASM1243209v1, whole genome shotgun sequence:
- the jupa gene encoding junction plakoglobin a isoform X2: protein MDIHLAEAPGTVKVTEWQQSYYGTDSGIQSGATTVRSDEDGTEYRTKKFYTTTFTENPADVESQYNMTRAQRIRAAMFPETVMEGTAVLSTQMDSSQQTNVQKLAEPSQQLKEAIIHLINYQDDAELATRAIPELTKLLNDEDQVVVNKAAMIVNQLTRKEASRRALMQSPQMVAAVVRAMQNTSDMETTRATASILHNLSHQREGLLAIFKSGGIPALVRMLSSPMDSVLFYAITTLHNLLLHQEGAKMAVRLADGLQRMVPLLKKSNPKFLAITTDCLQLLSYGNQESKLIILANGGPEGLVNIMRTYNYEKLLWTTSRVLKVLSVCPSNKPAIVDAGGMQALGKHLTGSSQRLMQNCLWTLRNLSDAATRQDGMENLLQVLVGLLSSDDINMLTCATGILSNLTCNNTRNKTQVTQSNGVEALIHTILRAGSKQDVIEPAVCALRHLTSRHPEAETAQNAVRMHYGIPAIVKLLNQPYYWPVVKAVVGLIRNLALCPGNQAPLRDAEAIPKLVTLLTKAHQDAQKHGSSAQQTYQDGVRMEEIVEGCTGALHIMARDPLNKATIASMDTIPLFVQLLYSPLDNVKRVAAGVLCELALDKQSAEIIDSEGACAPLMELLHSSNEGIATYAAAVLYRISEDKNPDYKKRVSVELTHSLFKHDPAAWEMAHNTMMETGLAEDVLSRTELDGYGQAYQGYDGMHLDGMHLDPDMPEDFVPGMGYSSMPRAYHDY, encoded by the exons ATGGATATTCACT TGGCAGAGGCCCCAGGCACGGTGAAGGTCACAGAATGGCAGCAGTCGTATTATGGGACAGATTCAGGCATCCAGTCAGGAGCCACTACGGTTCGCTCAGATGAAGATGGAACAGAATACAGGACCAAGAAATTCTACACCACCACATTCACAGAGAACCCTGCAG ACGTGGAGTCTCAATATAATATGACTCGGGCCCAGCGCATAAGAGCGGCCATGTTTCCCGAGACCGTGATGGAGGGAACGGCCGTCCTTTCCACACAGATGGATTCGTCCCAGCAGACCAATGTACAGAAGCTGGCCGAACCGTCTCAGCAGCTCAAAGAAGCCATCATTCATCTCATCAACTACCAGGACGACGCCGAACTCGCCACCCGCGCCATTCCAGAGCTCACCAAACTCCTCAACGATGAGGACCAG GTCGTGGTGAATAAGGCAGCAATGATCGTGAACCAGCTGACCCGCAAGGAGGCGTCCCGCCGGGCTCTGATGCAGTCCCCGCAGATGGTGGCCGCTGTTGTGAGAGCCATGCAGAACACGTCTGACATGGAGACAACCCGCGCCACAGCCAGCATCCTGCACAACCTTTCCCACCAGCGCGAGGGACTGCTCGCCATCTTCAAATCAGGAGGCATTCCCGCTCTGGTGCGCATGCTGAG CTCTCCGATGGATTCGGTTCTTTTCTATGCCATCACCACCCTGCACAATCTGCTTCTGCATCAGGAGGGAGCCAAGATGGCGGTGCGTCTGGCTGACGGTTTGCAGAGGATGGTTCCCCTGCTGAAGAAAAGCAACCCCAAGTTTCTGGCCATCACCACAGACTGCCTACAGCTGCTTTCCTATGGCAACCAGGAGAGCAAG CTAATTATCCTGGCTAACGGTGGTCCTGAGGGTCTAGTGAACATCATGAGGACCTACAACTATGAGAAGCTGCTCTGGACCACTAGCCGTGTGCTCAAAGTTCTCTCAGTTTGTCCTAGTAACAAACCTGCAATTGTAGATGCTG gtggAATGCAAGCTCTTGGTAAGCATCTGACCGGCTCCAGTCAACGTCTGATGCAAAACTGCCTGTGGACCTTGAGAAACTTGTCAGATGCTGCAACCAGACAG GACGGAATGGAAAATCTGCTCCAAGTGCTGGTTGGCCTGCTGTCCTCTGATGACATCAACATGCTGACCTGTGCCACAGGCATCCTGTCCAACCTCACCTGCAACAACACACGCAACAAAACACAGGTGACCCAGAGTAACGGCGTGGAGGCTCTGATTCACACCATCCTGAGGGCCGGTTCAAAACAAGACGTGATCGAGCCAGCCGTCTGCGCCCTGCGTCACCTGACCAGCCGGCACCCGGAGGCTGAGACTGCACAGAATGCCGTACGAATGCATTACGGCATCCCGGCTATTGTCAAATTGCTCAATCAGCCCTACTACTGGCCAGTCGTAAAG GCTGTGGTTGGTCTGATCCGTAACCTGGCGCTGTGTCCAGGCAATCAAGCTCCTTTGAGAGATGCCGAAGCCATTCCCAAACTGGTCACTTTGCTTACGAAAGCTCATCAAGATGCACAGAAGCACGGTTCATCTGCTCAACAAACATACCAG gatgGAGTGAGAATGGAGGAGATTGTGGAGGGCTGCACTGGTGCTCTGCATATCATGGCCAGAGATCCTTTGAACAAAGCCACCATCGCCAGCATGGACACCATTCCTCTGTTTGTTCAG CTGTTGTATTCTCCACTGGATAACGTCAAGCGTGTGGCAGCTGGTGTTCTGTGTGAACTGGCTCTCGACAAACAGTCGGCTGAGATCATTGATTCAGAAGGAGCTTGTGCTCCTCTCATGGAGCTCCTCCACTCCAGCAACGAAGGGATCG CCACCTATGCTGCTGCTGTTCTCTACCGAATTTCGGAGGACAAAAACCCAGACTATAAGAAACGAGTGTCAGTGGAGCTCACGCACTCACTCTTCAAACACGACCCTGCTGCTTGGGAGATG GCACACAACACCATGATGGAAACTGGCCTTGCAGAGGATG TGTTGTCCCGTACAGAACTGGATGGATACGGTCAAGCATATCAAGGATACGATGGCATGCATCTGGACGGTATGCATCTAGATCCAGACATGCCAGAGGATTTTGTGCCAGGCATGGGTTACAGCTCCATGCCCAGAGCCTATCATGATTACTAA
- the jupa gene encoding junction plakoglobin a isoform X4, with protein MDIHLAEAPGTVKVTEWQQSYYGTDSGIQSGATTVRSDEDGTEYRTKKFYTTTFTENPADVESQYNMTRAQRIRAAMFPETVMEGTAVLSTQMDSSQQTNVQKLAEPSQQLKEAIIHLINYQDDAELATRAIPELTKLLNDEDQVVVNKAAMIVNQLTRKEASRRALMQSPQMVAAVVRAMQNTSDMETTRATASILHNLSHQREGLLAIFKSGGIPALVRMLSSPMDSVLFYAITTLHNLLLHQEGAKMAVRLADGLQRMVPLLKKSNPKFLAITTDCLQLLSYGNQESKLIILANGGPEGLVNIMRTYNYEKLLWTTSRVLKVLSVCPSNKPAIVDAGGMQALGKHLTGSSQRLMQNCLWTLRNLSDAATRQDGMENLLQVLVGLLSSDDINMLTCATGILSNLTCNNTRNKTQVTQSNGVEALIHTILRAGSKQDVIEPAVCALRHLTSRHPEAETAQNAVRMHYGIPAIVKLLNQPYYWPVVKAVVGLIRNLALCPGNQAPLRDAEAIPKLVTLLTKAHQDAQKHGSSAQQTYQDGVRMEEIVEGCTGALHIMARDPLNKATIASMDTIPLFVQLLYSPLDNVKRVAAGVLCELALDKQSAEIIDSEGACAPLMELLHSSNEGIATYAAAVLYRISEDKNPDYKKRVSVELTHSLFKHDPAAWEMAHNTMMETGLAEDELDGYGQAYQGYDGMHLDGMHLDPDMPEDFVPGMGYSSMPRAYHDY; from the exons ATGGATATTCACT TGGCAGAGGCCCCAGGCACGGTGAAGGTCACAGAATGGCAGCAGTCGTATTATGGGACAGATTCAGGCATCCAGTCAGGAGCCACTACGGTTCGCTCAGATGAAGATGGAACAGAATACAGGACCAAGAAATTCTACACCACCACATTCACAGAGAACCCTGCAG ACGTGGAGTCTCAATATAATATGACTCGGGCCCAGCGCATAAGAGCGGCCATGTTTCCCGAGACCGTGATGGAGGGAACGGCCGTCCTTTCCACACAGATGGATTCGTCCCAGCAGACCAATGTACAGAAGCTGGCCGAACCGTCTCAGCAGCTCAAAGAAGCCATCATTCATCTCATCAACTACCAGGACGACGCCGAACTCGCCACCCGCGCCATTCCAGAGCTCACCAAACTCCTCAACGATGAGGACCAG GTCGTGGTGAATAAGGCAGCAATGATCGTGAACCAGCTGACCCGCAAGGAGGCGTCCCGCCGGGCTCTGATGCAGTCCCCGCAGATGGTGGCCGCTGTTGTGAGAGCCATGCAGAACACGTCTGACATGGAGACAACCCGCGCCACAGCCAGCATCCTGCACAACCTTTCCCACCAGCGCGAGGGACTGCTCGCCATCTTCAAATCAGGAGGCATTCCCGCTCTGGTGCGCATGCTGAG CTCTCCGATGGATTCGGTTCTTTTCTATGCCATCACCACCCTGCACAATCTGCTTCTGCATCAGGAGGGAGCCAAGATGGCGGTGCGTCTGGCTGACGGTTTGCAGAGGATGGTTCCCCTGCTGAAGAAAAGCAACCCCAAGTTTCTGGCCATCACCACAGACTGCCTACAGCTGCTTTCCTATGGCAACCAGGAGAGCAAG CTAATTATCCTGGCTAACGGTGGTCCTGAGGGTCTAGTGAACATCATGAGGACCTACAACTATGAGAAGCTGCTCTGGACCACTAGCCGTGTGCTCAAAGTTCTCTCAGTTTGTCCTAGTAACAAACCTGCAATTGTAGATGCTG gtggAATGCAAGCTCTTGGTAAGCATCTGACCGGCTCCAGTCAACGTCTGATGCAAAACTGCCTGTGGACCTTGAGAAACTTGTCAGATGCTGCAACCAGACAG GACGGAATGGAAAATCTGCTCCAAGTGCTGGTTGGCCTGCTGTCCTCTGATGACATCAACATGCTGACCTGTGCCACAGGCATCCTGTCCAACCTCACCTGCAACAACACACGCAACAAAACACAGGTGACCCAGAGTAACGGCGTGGAGGCTCTGATTCACACCATCCTGAGGGCCGGTTCAAAACAAGACGTGATCGAGCCAGCCGTCTGCGCCCTGCGTCACCTGACCAGCCGGCACCCGGAGGCTGAGACTGCACAGAATGCCGTACGAATGCATTACGGCATCCCGGCTATTGTCAAATTGCTCAATCAGCCCTACTACTGGCCAGTCGTAAAG GCTGTGGTTGGTCTGATCCGTAACCTGGCGCTGTGTCCAGGCAATCAAGCTCCTTTGAGAGATGCCGAAGCCATTCCCAAACTGGTCACTTTGCTTACGAAAGCTCATCAAGATGCACAGAAGCACGGTTCATCTGCTCAACAAACATACCAG gatgGAGTGAGAATGGAGGAGATTGTGGAGGGCTGCACTGGTGCTCTGCATATCATGGCCAGAGATCCTTTGAACAAAGCCACCATCGCCAGCATGGACACCATTCCTCTGTTTGTTCAG CTGTTGTATTCTCCACTGGATAACGTCAAGCGTGTGGCAGCTGGTGTTCTGTGTGAACTGGCTCTCGACAAACAGTCGGCTGAGATCATTGATTCAGAAGGAGCTTGTGCTCCTCTCATGGAGCTCCTCCACTCCAGCAACGAAGGGATCG CCACCTATGCTGCTGCTGTTCTCTACCGAATTTCGGAGGACAAAAACCCAGACTATAAGAAACGAGTGTCAGTGGAGCTCACGCACTCACTCTTCAAACACGACCCTGCTGCTTGGGAGATG GCACACAACACCATGATGGAAACTGGCCTTGCAGAGGATG AACTGGATGGATACGGTCAAGCATATCAAGGATACGATGGCATGCATCTGGACGGTATGCATCTAGATCCAGACATGCCAGAGGATTTTGTGCCAGGCATGGGTTACAGCTCCATGCCCAGAGCCTATCATGATTACTAA
- the jupa gene encoding junction plakoglobin a isoform X1, which produces MDIHLAEAPGTVKVTEWQQSYYGTDSGIQSGATTVRSDEDGTEYRTKKFYTTTFTENPAGAQNVESQYNMTRAQRIRAAMFPETVMEGTAVLSTQMDSSQQTNVQKLAEPSQQLKEAIIHLINYQDDAELATRAIPELTKLLNDEDQVVVNKAAMIVNQLTRKEASRRALMQSPQMVAAVVRAMQNTSDMETTRATASILHNLSHQREGLLAIFKSGGIPALVRMLSSPMDSVLFYAITTLHNLLLHQEGAKMAVRLADGLQRMVPLLKKSNPKFLAITTDCLQLLSYGNQESKLIILANGGPEGLVNIMRTYNYEKLLWTTSRVLKVLSVCPSNKPAIVDAGGMQALGKHLTGSSQRLMQNCLWTLRNLSDAATRQDGMENLLQVLVGLLSSDDINMLTCATGILSNLTCNNTRNKTQVTQSNGVEALIHTILRAGSKQDVIEPAVCALRHLTSRHPEAETAQNAVRMHYGIPAIVKLLNQPYYWPVVKAVVGLIRNLALCPGNQAPLRDAEAIPKLVTLLTKAHQDAQKHGSSAQQTYQDGVRMEEIVEGCTGALHIMARDPLNKATIASMDTIPLFVQLLYSPLDNVKRVAAGVLCELALDKQSAEIIDSEGACAPLMELLHSSNEGIATYAAAVLYRISEDKNPDYKKRVSVELTHSLFKHDPAAWEMAHNTMMETGLAEDVLSRTELDGYGQAYQGYDGMHLDGMHLDPDMPEDFVPGMGYSSMPRAYHDY; this is translated from the exons ATGGATATTCACT TGGCAGAGGCCCCAGGCACGGTGAAGGTCACAGAATGGCAGCAGTCGTATTATGGGACAGATTCAGGCATCCAGTCAGGAGCCACTACGGTTCGCTCAGATGAAGATGGAACAGAATACAGGACCAAGAAATTCTACACCACCACATTCACAGAGAACCCTGCAGGTGCACaaa ACGTGGAGTCTCAATATAATATGACTCGGGCCCAGCGCATAAGAGCGGCCATGTTTCCCGAGACCGTGATGGAGGGAACGGCCGTCCTTTCCACACAGATGGATTCGTCCCAGCAGACCAATGTACAGAAGCTGGCCGAACCGTCTCAGCAGCTCAAAGAAGCCATCATTCATCTCATCAACTACCAGGACGACGCCGAACTCGCCACCCGCGCCATTCCAGAGCTCACCAAACTCCTCAACGATGAGGACCAG GTCGTGGTGAATAAGGCAGCAATGATCGTGAACCAGCTGACCCGCAAGGAGGCGTCCCGCCGGGCTCTGATGCAGTCCCCGCAGATGGTGGCCGCTGTTGTGAGAGCCATGCAGAACACGTCTGACATGGAGACAACCCGCGCCACAGCCAGCATCCTGCACAACCTTTCCCACCAGCGCGAGGGACTGCTCGCCATCTTCAAATCAGGAGGCATTCCCGCTCTGGTGCGCATGCTGAG CTCTCCGATGGATTCGGTTCTTTTCTATGCCATCACCACCCTGCACAATCTGCTTCTGCATCAGGAGGGAGCCAAGATGGCGGTGCGTCTGGCTGACGGTTTGCAGAGGATGGTTCCCCTGCTGAAGAAAAGCAACCCCAAGTTTCTGGCCATCACCACAGACTGCCTACAGCTGCTTTCCTATGGCAACCAGGAGAGCAAG CTAATTATCCTGGCTAACGGTGGTCCTGAGGGTCTAGTGAACATCATGAGGACCTACAACTATGAGAAGCTGCTCTGGACCACTAGCCGTGTGCTCAAAGTTCTCTCAGTTTGTCCTAGTAACAAACCTGCAATTGTAGATGCTG gtggAATGCAAGCTCTTGGTAAGCATCTGACCGGCTCCAGTCAACGTCTGATGCAAAACTGCCTGTGGACCTTGAGAAACTTGTCAGATGCTGCAACCAGACAG GACGGAATGGAAAATCTGCTCCAAGTGCTGGTTGGCCTGCTGTCCTCTGATGACATCAACATGCTGACCTGTGCCACAGGCATCCTGTCCAACCTCACCTGCAACAACACACGCAACAAAACACAGGTGACCCAGAGTAACGGCGTGGAGGCTCTGATTCACACCATCCTGAGGGCCGGTTCAAAACAAGACGTGATCGAGCCAGCCGTCTGCGCCCTGCGTCACCTGACCAGCCGGCACCCGGAGGCTGAGACTGCACAGAATGCCGTACGAATGCATTACGGCATCCCGGCTATTGTCAAATTGCTCAATCAGCCCTACTACTGGCCAGTCGTAAAG GCTGTGGTTGGTCTGATCCGTAACCTGGCGCTGTGTCCAGGCAATCAAGCTCCTTTGAGAGATGCCGAAGCCATTCCCAAACTGGTCACTTTGCTTACGAAAGCTCATCAAGATGCACAGAAGCACGGTTCATCTGCTCAACAAACATACCAG gatgGAGTGAGAATGGAGGAGATTGTGGAGGGCTGCACTGGTGCTCTGCATATCATGGCCAGAGATCCTTTGAACAAAGCCACCATCGCCAGCATGGACACCATTCCTCTGTTTGTTCAG CTGTTGTATTCTCCACTGGATAACGTCAAGCGTGTGGCAGCTGGTGTTCTGTGTGAACTGGCTCTCGACAAACAGTCGGCTGAGATCATTGATTCAGAAGGAGCTTGTGCTCCTCTCATGGAGCTCCTCCACTCCAGCAACGAAGGGATCG CCACCTATGCTGCTGCTGTTCTCTACCGAATTTCGGAGGACAAAAACCCAGACTATAAGAAACGAGTGTCAGTGGAGCTCACGCACTCACTCTTCAAACACGACCCTGCTGCTTGGGAGATG GCACACAACACCATGATGGAAACTGGCCTTGCAGAGGATG TGTTGTCCCGTACAGAACTGGATGGATACGGTCAAGCATATCAAGGATACGATGGCATGCATCTGGACGGTATGCATCTAGATCCAGACATGCCAGAGGATTTTGTGCCAGGCATGGGTTACAGCTCCATGCCCAGAGCCTATCATGATTACTAA
- the jupa gene encoding junction plakoglobin a isoform X3, which yields MDIHLAEAPGTVKVTEWQQSYYGTDSGIQSGATTVRSDEDGTEYRTKKFYTTTFTENPAGAQNVESQYNMTRAQRIRAAMFPETVMEGTAVLSTQMDSSQQTNVQKLAEPSQQLKEAIIHLINYQDDAELATRAIPELTKLLNDEDQVVVNKAAMIVNQLTRKEASRRALMQSPQMVAAVVRAMQNTSDMETTRATASILHNLSHQREGLLAIFKSGGIPALVRMLSSPMDSVLFYAITTLHNLLLHQEGAKMAVRLADGLQRMVPLLKKSNPKFLAITTDCLQLLSYGNQESKLIILANGGPEGLVNIMRTYNYEKLLWTTSRVLKVLSVCPSNKPAIVDAGGMQALGKHLTGSSQRLMQNCLWTLRNLSDAATRQDGMENLLQVLVGLLSSDDINMLTCATGILSNLTCNNTRNKTQVTQSNGVEALIHTILRAGSKQDVIEPAVCALRHLTSRHPEAETAQNAVRMHYGIPAIVKLLNQPYYWPVVKAVVGLIRNLALCPGNQAPLRDAEAIPKLVTLLTKAHQDAQKHGSSAQQTYQDGVRMEEIVEGCTGALHIMARDPLNKATIASMDTIPLFVQLLYSPLDNVKRVAAGVLCELALDKQSAEIIDSEGACAPLMELLHSSNEGIATYAAAVLYRISEDKNPDYKKRVSVELTHSLFKHDPAAWEMAHNTMMETGLAEDELDGYGQAYQGYDGMHLDGMHLDPDMPEDFVPGMGYSSMPRAYHDY from the exons ATGGATATTCACT TGGCAGAGGCCCCAGGCACGGTGAAGGTCACAGAATGGCAGCAGTCGTATTATGGGACAGATTCAGGCATCCAGTCAGGAGCCACTACGGTTCGCTCAGATGAAGATGGAACAGAATACAGGACCAAGAAATTCTACACCACCACATTCACAGAGAACCCTGCAGGTGCACaaa ACGTGGAGTCTCAATATAATATGACTCGGGCCCAGCGCATAAGAGCGGCCATGTTTCCCGAGACCGTGATGGAGGGAACGGCCGTCCTTTCCACACAGATGGATTCGTCCCAGCAGACCAATGTACAGAAGCTGGCCGAACCGTCTCAGCAGCTCAAAGAAGCCATCATTCATCTCATCAACTACCAGGACGACGCCGAACTCGCCACCCGCGCCATTCCAGAGCTCACCAAACTCCTCAACGATGAGGACCAG GTCGTGGTGAATAAGGCAGCAATGATCGTGAACCAGCTGACCCGCAAGGAGGCGTCCCGCCGGGCTCTGATGCAGTCCCCGCAGATGGTGGCCGCTGTTGTGAGAGCCATGCAGAACACGTCTGACATGGAGACAACCCGCGCCACAGCCAGCATCCTGCACAACCTTTCCCACCAGCGCGAGGGACTGCTCGCCATCTTCAAATCAGGAGGCATTCCCGCTCTGGTGCGCATGCTGAG CTCTCCGATGGATTCGGTTCTTTTCTATGCCATCACCACCCTGCACAATCTGCTTCTGCATCAGGAGGGAGCCAAGATGGCGGTGCGTCTGGCTGACGGTTTGCAGAGGATGGTTCCCCTGCTGAAGAAAAGCAACCCCAAGTTTCTGGCCATCACCACAGACTGCCTACAGCTGCTTTCCTATGGCAACCAGGAGAGCAAG CTAATTATCCTGGCTAACGGTGGTCCTGAGGGTCTAGTGAACATCATGAGGACCTACAACTATGAGAAGCTGCTCTGGACCACTAGCCGTGTGCTCAAAGTTCTCTCAGTTTGTCCTAGTAACAAACCTGCAATTGTAGATGCTG gtggAATGCAAGCTCTTGGTAAGCATCTGACCGGCTCCAGTCAACGTCTGATGCAAAACTGCCTGTGGACCTTGAGAAACTTGTCAGATGCTGCAACCAGACAG GACGGAATGGAAAATCTGCTCCAAGTGCTGGTTGGCCTGCTGTCCTCTGATGACATCAACATGCTGACCTGTGCCACAGGCATCCTGTCCAACCTCACCTGCAACAACACACGCAACAAAACACAGGTGACCCAGAGTAACGGCGTGGAGGCTCTGATTCACACCATCCTGAGGGCCGGTTCAAAACAAGACGTGATCGAGCCAGCCGTCTGCGCCCTGCGTCACCTGACCAGCCGGCACCCGGAGGCTGAGACTGCACAGAATGCCGTACGAATGCATTACGGCATCCCGGCTATTGTCAAATTGCTCAATCAGCCCTACTACTGGCCAGTCGTAAAG GCTGTGGTTGGTCTGATCCGTAACCTGGCGCTGTGTCCAGGCAATCAAGCTCCTTTGAGAGATGCCGAAGCCATTCCCAAACTGGTCACTTTGCTTACGAAAGCTCATCAAGATGCACAGAAGCACGGTTCATCTGCTCAACAAACATACCAG gatgGAGTGAGAATGGAGGAGATTGTGGAGGGCTGCACTGGTGCTCTGCATATCATGGCCAGAGATCCTTTGAACAAAGCCACCATCGCCAGCATGGACACCATTCCTCTGTTTGTTCAG CTGTTGTATTCTCCACTGGATAACGTCAAGCGTGTGGCAGCTGGTGTTCTGTGTGAACTGGCTCTCGACAAACAGTCGGCTGAGATCATTGATTCAGAAGGAGCTTGTGCTCCTCTCATGGAGCTCCTCCACTCCAGCAACGAAGGGATCG CCACCTATGCTGCTGCTGTTCTCTACCGAATTTCGGAGGACAAAAACCCAGACTATAAGAAACGAGTGTCAGTGGAGCTCACGCACTCACTCTTCAAACACGACCCTGCTGCTTGGGAGATG GCACACAACACCATGATGGAAACTGGCCTTGCAGAGGATG AACTGGATGGATACGGTCAAGCATATCAAGGATACGATGGCATGCATCTGGACGGTATGCATCTAGATCCAGACATGCCAGAGGATTTTGTGCCAGGCATGGGTTACAGCTCCATGCCCAGAGCCTATCATGATTACTAA